ACGCGCGGCAGTCTCATCAGAGTTGCAATGCTGCGTGGCGGTGGGCTCTTTTAGTGTGCTTTGAACTGGACCGCTTGGAGTTCAAATTCAGAATCAGCTCAACAAACTGAAATCGTTTTATTGACGACAATGGTTTTaattctttttgttcttctatCTGTGAGGCTCTCTAACAATTTGCGGACAACCATTGCAACGCAGAAAATGTGTACACTAAAAACGGCTTCTTCTGTACAACGTGGAGGACCCGACTTGTTTGGGACTGCGGAAACCAGCATTCAATGATTAGTTCGATCACTTCACAGCCTTTCAAAGTCCCagtgcatcactgatgttaacgTGTGTAAATAAAGGAGAAAacgaaagagaatgagagacagagagagagagagagagagagagagagagagagagagagagagagagagagagagagagagagacagagacagacagagacagacagagacagacagacagacagacaaacagacagacagacaggcagacagacagacagacaagtgaCACATAGCGAGATGCTGGCAGGTTTAGCTCAAAGCACTTTCCCCATTTCAACCAGTGCCCTTCCCCCCAGACAAGACTTCACAGTGATTTATGGTCTGTCAAGTTGTCCAAGCGCTCAGTTCAAGCGTGTTTATTTTGTGTTGGTTCAAACTCTCTGCAGGTCGCAGAGAACGTCCATTTACAAGGAAGCCAAAGAACTTTTCAAAGTTGGTGTCGGTCGAATGTCCCTTTGGGGATAAGAGTATTATATGAGCATTGATGAGAAACTGAGAAAAGCATTTGACACTGTCGCATTGTCTGCTGGTTAGAGTGACAGCTTTTAAATTATTTTCTCTCCACTGTTCGCCTTGTTTGAACACGAGACAAAGAGTGTCATAGTCAAATGTCCGAGTAACTGAGAACATCAATTGGCACATTGTTTTCTGGTTAGAATGAAAGCTTTTAAATTCAGTTCCTAGcttgtgttttagtgtgagttaAAAATAGCCCAGCTGAGAGAATGATTAGGCTACCAACAGCTGCATCTGGCACACTGTAAAGCTCGCTTGCCTGTTAAAGCCAACTGTGTCCGCGCTATACTGGGAGATTGGCCTTCTCAGCGCATAGCACTGAGAGAGCTACTGGCTGCTGTGTTGTCTCTGCTGTGGGGAAAGGATGGGTGCTAAAAATAGCCTGCAGCTAGAGTAGCAGAAATGAAGACCTGTGAACAGCCGTGCAGCTCTATTGCTCCTCTTATGTGGCCATGTGAGACTGGTAGCTGTCCGATACAAGTCAGCGTGAGACTGCTAGCTGTCCGATACAAGTCAGCGAACAATCATTTCCTGTTGATGCACCCCCCGCTACTGTAGTGCCCATATGTACGAGACAGTTACAGACGGTTTGGGAAAAGCAGCGGGGTCGGATTAATAAaaactggttttttttatttgtgaatTTAACCTCTACGAAGTATAGCTAGGGTCCAACCCAGATCGGCACTTTCTCGTGTCCACCATCCCATGTATGCGGCCAACACTTTCACTTCCGTCTTTCCCACAATGCAGTGTGGTGATAACTGTCGCCTGCACGGCTTTCGAATTTCCCAAAGGGTGGGGACAGCCAACGTATGAAAAGGTCGCCACCTAAATGTGCAAGTAAAGGTTCAATAATGTAGTCAGTGCTACCAGGGAGACCCAGCTACCCATCAGGAAGGCGTCACCAAGAGACCCAGCTACCCATCAGGAAGGCGTCACCAAGAGACCCAGCTATCCATCAGGAAGGCGTCACCAAGAGACCCAGCTACCCATCAGGAAGGCGTCACCAAGAGACCCAGCTATCCATCAGGAAGGCGTCACCAAGAGACCCAGCTATCCACCAGGAAGGCGTCACCAAGAGACCCAGCTATCCATCAGGAAGGCGTCACCAAGAGACCCAGCTATCCATCAGGAAGGCGTCACCAAGAGACCCAGCTATCCATCAGGAAGGCGTCACCAAGAGACCCAGCTACCCATCAGGAAGGCGTCACCAAGAGACCCAGCTATCCATCAGGAAGGCGTCACCAAGAGACCCAGCTATCCACCAGGAAGGCGTCACCAAGAGACCCAGCTATCCATCAGGAAGGCGTCACCAAGAGACCCAGCTATCCATCAGGAAGGCGTCACCAAGAGACCCAGCTATCCATCAGGAAGGCGTCACCAAGAGACCCAGCTATCCATCAGGAAGGCGTCACCAAGAGACCCAGCTATCCATCAGGAAGGCGTCACCAAGAGACCCAGCTATCCACGAGGAAGGCGTCACCAAGAGACCCAGCTATCCATCAGGAAGGCGTCACCAAGAGACCCAGCTATCCATCAGGAAGGCGTCACGAAGAGACCCAGCTATCCATCAGGAAGGCGTCACGAAGAGACCCAGCTATCCACCAGGAAGGCGTCACCAAGAGACCCAGCTATCCATCAGGAAGGCGTCACCAAGAGACCCAGCTATCCATCAGGAAGGCGTCACCAAGAGACCCAGCTATCCATCAGGAAGGCGTCACCAAGAGACCCAGCTATCCATCAGGAAGGCGTCACCAAGAGACCCAGCTATCCATCAGGAAGGCGTCACCAAGAGACCCAGCTATCCATCAGGAAGGCGTCACCAAGAGACCCAGCTATCCATCAGGAAGGCGTCACCAAGAGACCCAGCTATCCACCAGGAAGGCGTCACCAAGAGACCCAGCTATCCATCAGGAAGGCGTCACCAAGAGACCCAGCTACCCATGAGGAAGGCGTCACCAAGAGACCCAGCTACCCATCAGGAAGGCGTCACCAAGAGACCCAC
The genomic region above belongs to Littorina saxatilis isolate snail1 unplaced genomic scaffold, US_GU_Lsax_2.0 scaffold_627, whole genome shotgun sequence and contains:
- the LOC138955517 gene encoding adhesive plaque matrix protein-like: MKTCEQPCSSIAPLMWPWRPSYPSGRRHQETQLPIRKASPRDPAIHQEGVTKRPSYPSGRRHQETQLSIRKASPRDPAIHQEGVTKRPSYPSGRRHQETQLSIRKASPRDPAIHQEGVTKRPSYPSGRRHQETQLSIRKASPRDPAIHQEGVTKRPSYPSGRRHQETQLSIRKASPRDPAIHQEGVTKRPSYPSGRRHQETQLSIRKASPRDPAIHEEGVTKRPSYPSGRRHQETQLSIRKASRRDPAIHQEGVTKRPSYPPGRRHQETQLSIRKASPRDPAIHQEGVTKRPSYPSGRRHQETQLSIRKASPRDPAIHQEGVTKRPSYPSGRRHQETQLSIRKASPRDPAIHQEGVTKRPSYPSGRRHQETQLPMRKASPRDPATHQEGVTKRPTYPSGRRHQETQLSTRKASPRDPAIHQEGVTKRPSYPSGRRHQETQLSIRKASPRDPAIHQEGVAKRPSYPPGRRHQETQLSIRKASPRDPATHEEGVTKRPSYP